A region from the Armatimonadota bacterium genome encodes:
- a CDS encoding DUF4149 domain-containing protein, translating to MRRNVLIALNSIYLLFAGVVIGVPLGIGAIVAPVVFRHFGQDKASAGAIVGRAFEMSGTLSILILSLMLAVAAVEFSYRRRTNTKRLLIVRWVLNLVPLLVNLYLTESLLPVMNLRQRLGDQRMFMELHGEYRALTWVSIVLCAGLIAITQAVNIGPRRDGGHPRQV from the coding sequence ATGCGACGCAACGTACTGATAGCGCTTAACAGCATCTACCTTCTGTTCGCGGGGGTCGTAATCGGCGTACCGCTGGGCATCGGCGCCATCGTCGCGCCGGTCGTGTTTCGGCATTTCGGCCAGGACAAAGCCTCGGCGGGCGCCATCGTGGGACGGGCCTTCGAGATGTCCGGCACGCTGTCCATCCTCATCCTGTCGTTGATGCTCGCGGTCGCGGCGGTCGAGTTCTCCTACAGGCGACGCACCAACACCAAACGCCTTCTGATCGTGCGGTGGGTCTTGAATCTGGTCCCGCTCCTCGTCAATCTGTACCTCACGGAGTCGCTGCTGCCGGTGATGAACCTGCGCCAACGCCTGGGTGACCAGAGGATGTTCATGGAACTCCACGGAGAATACCGGGCCTTGACGTGGGTCAGCATCGTGCTGTGCGCCGGCCTCATTGCGATCACCCAGGCGGTCAATATAGGCCCGCGCCGGGACGGCGGCCACCCCCGGCAGGTGTGA